A single Methanocaldococcus bathoardescens DNA region contains:
- a CDS encoding tetratricopeptide repeat protein, with protein sequence MSKSENGKDMNNLKKQKNNPELTPKSLNKIDEYIEKLMDMLKLSPNHHIVNFLKGLLLSMTGDFENALKLLDDALKSDLNNTFVKYSKAYVYEHLNMNNESLKEYNEILKTTPFLVPALVRKAEILRNLGKYEDALECYNKVLEIAPNITALYGKASILYNLGKLEEALECLNKALEIKPNFLSALILKSQILLSLDKLSAAMVTLKKALDIRPDDIRALFILGLVHLRLKEFKKAIEVFDKILEKNPYHLEAQLGKAIAYEKMGDLEKAVELYNKIFSYYSGK encoded by the coding sequence ATGAGTAAATCTGAAAATGGAAAGGATATGAATAATCTAAAAAAGCAGAAAAATAATCCTGAACTAACACCTAAGTCATTAAACAAAATTGATGAGTATATAGAAAAATTGATGGATATGTTAAAACTGTCTCCAAATCACCATATTGTTAATTTTCTAAAAGGGCTTTTGCTAAGTATGACTGGTGACTTTGAAAATGCATTAAAATTATTAGACGACGCTTTGAAATCAGATCTTAATAATACCTTTGTGAAATATTCGAAAGCTTATGTTTATGAACATCTAAACATGAATAATGAAAGTTTAAAAGAATATAATGAAATTTTAAAAACTACCCCATTTTTAGTCCCAGCATTGGTTAGAAAAGCAGAAATTCTTAGAAATCTTGGAAAATATGAAGATGCATTAGAATGTTACAACAAAGTATTAGAAATTGCTCCAAACATAACAGCCCTTTATGGGAAAGCCTCAATTTTATATAACTTAGGAAAACTTGAAGAGGCTTTAGAATGCCTAAATAAAGCTTTGGAAATAAAACCCAATTTTTTATCTGCACTTATACTGAAATCTCAAATTTTACTATCATTAGATAAACTTTCAGCGGCGATGGTGACATTAAAAAAAGCACTTGATATAAGACCTGATGATATACGGGCTTTGTTTATTTTAGGTCTTGTCCATTTGAGATTAAAAGAGTTTAAAAAAGCCATTGAAGTATTTGACAAAATTTTAGAAAAGAATCCTTATCATTTGGAGGCTCAGCTTGGCAAAGCGATAGCATATGAAAAAATGGGGGATTTAGAGAAAGCTGTTGAACTATATAATAAAATATTTTCCTACTATTCAGGAAAATAA
- a CDS encoding DUF354 domain-containing protein, translating into MDVWIDLTNAPHVHYFCQLIKKFEKEGIEYLLTFRDSKNLAKLVEIYNFVGKCIGKHGNTLKDKLIFYAERVIGLAELISNIKPKVAIAKHSVELPRVAFGLNIPIIFVVDNEHAEAQNKLTLPLADEIIKPIATDENKLRDFGGRNFINFDGTCEVANVNSRLKGYYPIDNEILKKLGILNNNPTIVMRPCPNSSYCNGHKDILPKIIKELQKRIDCNIVVFPRDENQKEIYRELNVIVPKETIDALSLLYNADFMIGAGGTMNRESAILGVPTISCYPQELLGVDKYLIEKNRMIHTNDIKEIISYVEDNLGKKLGVIQLEDPTDLMLERVCNYLKK; encoded by the coding sequence TTGGATGTATGGATTGATTTAACAAACGCTCCTCATGTGCATTATTTTTGCCAACTAATAAAAAAATTTGAAAAGGAAGGGATTGAGTATTTATTAACTTTTAGAGACTCGAAAAATTTGGCTAAATTAGTAGAAATTTACAATTTTGTTGGAAAATGCATAGGAAAGCATGGAAACACATTGAAAGATAAATTAATTTTTTATGCTGAGAGAGTTATTGGCTTAGCTGAGCTAATATCCAATATAAAGCCAAAAGTAGCCATAGCTAAACACTCTGTTGAACTGCCAAGAGTTGCTTTTGGTTTAAACATTCCAATAATTTTTGTTGTAGATAATGAACATGCTGAAGCTCAAAATAAATTAACTCTCCCATTGGCAGATGAGATTATTAAACCTATAGCAACAGATGAAAATAAGCTTAGGGATTTTGGAGGAAGAAATTTTATAAATTTTGATGGAACTTGTGAAGTGGCAAATGTAAATTCTCGGCTAAAGGGCTATTATCCAATAGATAATGAAATTTTAAAAAAATTGGGAATTTTAAATAATAATCCAACAATAGTTATGAGACCTTGCCCAAACTCTTCCTATTGTAATGGACATAAAGATATACTGCCAAAAATTATCAAAGAACTTCAAAAAAGAATTGATTGTAATATAGTTGTGTTTCCAAGAGATGAAAATCAAAAAGAAATATATAGGGAGCTTAATGTTATTGTTCCAAAAGAAACAATAGATGCTCTCTCTTTATTATATAATGCCGATTTTATGATTGGTGCTGGAGGAACAATGAATAGGGAGAGTGCTATTCTTGGAGTTCCTACAATATCTTGTTATCCTCAGGAATTACTTGGAGTTGATAAATATCTAATTGAAAAAAATAGAATGATTCATACAAATGATATTAAGGAAATAATAAGCTATGTTGAAGATAACTTAGGAAAGAAACTTGGAGTTATTCAATTAGAAGACCCAACTGATTTGATGCTTGAAAGAGTTTGTAATTATTTAAAAAAATAA
- a CDS encoding phosphatase PAP2 family protein yields MDKRILVRLAIYPIAYIMWGGLMWYSQIIEPIDATNLLLKFPLCSKEFYLFLQSLPSIVIEFFRIIYLYGFSFMIVGGIAYYLFIKKDFLKSDIILVDLALGWLFAGLIYTIVVVQSPFQVGVAKDLINMHYFWIFTKPTYEIPSLHTAYSFLLALHFKDEKPLNYIYFALAILIPISTLIMGMHWIVDVITGILYGYVIYKFPKTIHLKINKALDFLAGHIKPCISCGKCKN; encoded by the coding sequence GTGGATAAGAGAATTTTAGTTAGATTGGCAATCTATCCTATTGCTTATATTATGTGGGGGGGATTGATGTGGTATTCTCAAATTATAGAGCCAATTGATGCAACTAATTTGTTATTAAAATTTCCCTTATGCAGTAAGGAATTTTATTTATTTCTGCAGTCATTACCAAGTATTGTTATTGAGTTTTTTAGAATTATTTATCTATATGGCTTTTCTTTTATGATTGTTGGAGGTATTGCTTATTATTTATTTATAAAGAAGGATTTTTTAAAGAGTGATATTATTTTAGTTGATTTAGCTTTAGGTTGGCTATTTGCAGGTTTGATATATACTATTGTTGTTGTTCAATCACCATTTCAAGTGGGTGTTGCTAAAGATTTAATAAATATGCATTATTTTTGGATATTTACAAAACCAACTTATGAAATTCCTTCATTACATACAGCATATTCTTTTTTATTGGCACTACATTTTAAAGACGAAAAACCCTTAAACTATATTTACTTTGCTTTGGCAATATTAATCCCAATCTCAACTTTAATTATGGGAATGCACTGGATTGTTGATGTTATTACAGGAATTTTGTATGGTTATGTTATATATAAATTCCCTAAAACTATTCATTTAAAGATTAACAAAGCATTAGATTTTTTAGCTGGGCATATAAAGCCATGTATTTCATGTGGAAAGTGTAAAAATTAA
- a CDS encoding 2,5-diamino-6-(ribosylamino)-4(3H)-pyrimidinone 5'-phosphate reductase, translated as MEKKPYVISNVGMTLDGKLATINNDSRISCEEDLIRVHKIRANVDGIMVGIGTVLKDDPRLTVHKIKSDRNPVRIVVDSKLRVPLNARVLNKDAKTIIATTEDSDEEKEKKIKILEDMGIEIVRCGRGKVDLKKLMEILYDKGIKSILLEGGGTLNWGMFKEGLVDEVSVYIAPKIFGGKDAPTYVDGEGFKTVDECVKLELKNFYRLGEGIVLEFKVKK; from the coding sequence ATGGAAAAAAAGCCATATGTTATATCCAACGTAGGCATGACCTTAGATGGAAAGTTAGCTACTATAAATAACGACTCAAGAATTTCATGCGAAGAGGATTTAATAAGGGTTCATAAAATTAGGGCAAATGTTGATGGAATTATGGTCGGTATTGGGACTGTTTTAAAGGACGACCCAAGATTAACAGTTCATAAAATTAAAAGTGATAGAAATCCTGTTAGAATAGTTGTTGATAGTAAGCTAAGAGTTCCACTAAATGCAAGAGTTTTAAATAAAGATGCAAAGACAATTATAGCAACAACAGAAGATAGTGATGAAGAGAAAGAAAAGAAAATAAAAATATTAGAAGATATGGGTATAGAGATTGTTAGATGTGGAAGAGGAAAGGTAGATTTAAAAAAATTGATGGAAATTTTGTATGACAAGGGAATAAAAAGCATTTTGTTGGAAGGAGGAGGAACTTTAAATTGGGGGATGTTTAAAGAGGGTTTAGTTGATGAGGTCTCTGTCTATATAGCTCCAAAAATATTTGGAGGGAAAGATGCTCCAACATATGTAGATGGAGAAGGGTTTAAAACAGTAGATGAGTGTGTTAAATTAGAATTAAAAAACTTTTATAGGTTGGGAGAAGGAATTGTGTTGGAATTTAAGGTAAAGAAATAA
- a CDS encoding molybdopterin molybdotransferase MoeA — protein MKLIRKLMSLKNAEKIVYEHLYKYLSENKKIKEINIIEALNKISAEDIKSPIDLPYFNKAAMDGYAVKAEDTFGASETNPIILNLVETDEIFSGEAKKIFTGDELPKNADAVVMKEFCNEVDDFVEIYKGVHPNENVSRIGEDVKKGDVVLKKGDVINPYHLNMLASLGIKKIKVYDLSFGIIPTGDELISLDEINNIEKDINKLKGKIINSNSYMLYGLVKNLGFDAKIYDAVEDNKEKLKKAIKTALNENDAVLITGGTSVSERDITIETVKEMGDVIVHGVNIRPGKPFGFGIVDDKLIFMLSGYPVASAVQFELFIQRFFMKRKKIKIPLKRNIASELGRVDFVRVRVDKEVEPIRITGSGVISSLIKSDGYILIPENVEGYEKGELVDVYLL, from the coding sequence ATGAAGCTAATAAGAAAATTAATGTCCTTAAAAAATGCTGAAAAAATTGTGTATGAGCACTTATATAAGTATTTAAGCGAAAATAAAAAAATTAAAGAAATTAATATTATTGAGGCGTTAAATAAAATATCTGCTGAAGATATTAAATCCCCAATAGATTTGCCATATTTTAATAAAGCTGCAATGGATGGATATGCTGTTAAAGCAGAAGACACTTTTGGAGCATCTGAAACAAACCCGATAATATTAAATCTCGTTGAAACGGATGAGATATTTTCAGGAGAGGCGAAGAAAATATTTACTGGAGATGAATTGCCAAAAAATGCAGACGCTGTGGTTATGAAAGAATTTTGCAATGAAGTTGATGATTTTGTTGAAATCTATAAGGGAGTTCATCCAAATGAAAATGTTTCAAGAATTGGAGAAGATGTTAAAAAAGGGGATGTGGTTTTAAAAAAAGGAGATGTTATTAATCCTTATCACCTAAATATGCTTGCATCTTTAGGAATTAAAAAAATTAAGGTTTATGATTTAAGTTTTGGAATAATCCCTACAGGGGATGAACTTATCAGCTTGGATGAGATTAACAATATTGAAAAAGATATTAACAAACTAAAAGGAAAAATTATAAATTCTAATTCATATATGCTATATGGTTTAGTAAAAAATCTTGGATTTGATGCAAAAATTTATGATGCTGTTGAAGATAATAAAGAAAAGTTAAAAAAAGCCATTAAAACAGCTCTAAATGAAAATGATGCTGTGTTAATAACTGGAGGGACTTCTGTAAGTGAGAGAGATATAACCATTGAAACAGTTAAAGAAATGGGAGATGTTATAGTTCATGGGGTAAATATAAGACCTGGAAAACCTTTTGGATTTGGAATAGTTGATGATAAACTTATCTTTATGCTATCTGGTTATCCTGTAGCATCAGCTGTCCAATTTGAACTATTTATCCAAAGATTTTTCATGAAAAGGAAAAAAATCAAAATACCTTTAAAAAGAAACATAGCTTCTGAACTTGGTAGAGTTGATTTTGTTAGGGTTAGAGTAGATAAAGAGGTTGAACCCATAAGAATAACTGGAAGTGGTGTTATTTCCTCATTGATAAAAAGTGATGGCTATATTTTAATTCCAGAGAATGTTGAGGGCTATGAAAAAGGAGAGCTTGTAGATGTGTATTTATTATAA
- a CDS encoding DEAD/DEAH box helicase, giving the protein MNFNELNLSDSILNAIKNKGFEKPTDIQMKVIPLFLNDECNIVAQARTGSGKTASFAIPLIELVNENNGIEAIILTPTRELAIQVADEIESLKGNKNLKIAKIYGGKAIYPQIKALKRANIVVGTPGRILDHINRGTLNLENVKYFILDEADEMLNMGFVEDVEKILNACNGDKRILLFSATMPKEILNLAKKYMGDYNFVKAKINANIEQSYVEVNENERFEILCRILKNKEFYGLVFCKTKRDTKELANMLRDIGFKAGAIHGDLNQSQREKVIRLFKQKRIKILIATDVMSRGIDVNDLGYVINYHLPQNPESYMHRIGRTGRAGKKGKAISIINRKEYKKLKYIERAMKLKIRKLKIK; this is encoded by the coding sequence ATGAATTTTAATGAATTAAATTTATCAGATAGTATCCTAAATGCCATTAAGAATAAAGGTTTTGAAAAGCCAACAGACATACAGATGAAGGTTATTCCGTTATTTTTAAATGATGAATGTAATATTGTAGCTCAAGCAAGGACTGGAAGTGGGAAGACAGCATCATTTGCAATTCCATTAATTGAGCTTGTCAATGAAAACAATGGAATAGAGGCAATTATTCTAACCCCAACAAGAGAATTGGCTATACAAGTGGCTGATGAAATAGAGTCATTAAAAGGTAACAAAAATTTAAAGATAGCTAAAATTTATGGTGGAAAAGCTATTTATCCACAAATTAAAGCTTTAAAGAGAGCAAATATAGTTGTTGGAACCCCAGGAAGAATTTTAGACCACATAAATAGAGGCACTTTAAATTTAGAAAATGTTAAATACTTTATATTGGATGAAGCTGATGAAATGCTCAATATGGGATTTGTTGAGGATGTTGAAAAGATTTTAAACGCCTGTAATGGAGATAAAAGGATTCTGTTGTTCTCTGCAACCATGCCAAAGGAGATATTAAATTTGGCTAAAAAGTATATGGGAGATTATAACTTTGTAAAAGCTAAGATAAATGCAAATATTGAGCAGAGTTATGTTGAAGTTAATGAAAATGAGAGATTTGAAATCTTATGTAGAATTTTAAAAAATAAGGAATTTTATGGATTAGTTTTTTGTAAAACTAAGAGAGATACTAAAGAATTGGCAAATATGTTGAGAGATATTGGATTTAAAGCTGGTGCAATTCATGGAGATTTAAATCAATCTCAAAGAGAGAAAGTTATAAGGCTATTCAAACAAAAGAGAATTAAAATTTTAATTGCCACTGATGTTATGAGTAGAGGAATAGATGTTAATGATTTAGGTTATGTAATTAACTACCATCTTCCACAAAATCCTGAATCTTATATGCATAGGATTGGAAGAACTGGAAGAGCTGGAAAAAAAGGAAAGGCAATATCAATTATCAATAGAAAAGAATATAAGAAATTGAAATATATAGAGAGAGCAATGAAATTGAAAATTAGAAAATTAAAAATTAAATAA
- a CDS encoding topoisomerase DNA-binding C4 zinc finger domain-containing protein, whose protein sequence is MEETLNELFKILSKDLHFNATKLNSETYEQNWKVPEGFISIIGLENAKMPVFYYGITNSYNKEFEIKKVVSPKGQKQVFARIYYIFDRRDIIEKEKYVVANAFNGLLLLIKFDKTEFIEKAIEMLTKGYEEDEFIREVLDNIKEKNMFDNIEETIRFIANRDYNWLIGRIKYNMGILEYSGQGYYLLPIKTNMQITPGIRIENGKVIIDLENSHLFKNFIVYVDTINNKIICNKERLCNKNPAILDIMSKIDDNTCPWCGAKLRVVRTRKGEFLGCTNYPNCLYRRFPKK, encoded by the coding sequence ATGGAAGAGACTTTAAATGAGTTATTTAAAATTTTATCAAAAGATTTACATTTTAATGCTACAAAACTAAATTCTGAAACTTATGAACAAAATTGGAAAGTTCCAGAAGGATTTATTTCAATAATAGGACTTGAAAATGCTAAAATGCCTGTTTTTTATTATGGAATAACAAATTCATACAACAAAGAGTTTGAAATTAAAAAGGTGGTTTCACCAAAAGGGCAAAAACAAGTTTTTGCAAGGATTTATTATATTTTTGATAGAAGAGATATTATTGAAAAAGAAAAATATGTTGTTGCAAATGCATTTAATGGGCTTCTCTTATTAATAAAATTTGATAAGACAGAATTTATTGAAAAAGCTATAGAAATGCTCACTAAAGGTTATGAAGAAGATGAATTCATTAGAGAAGTTCTTGACAACATAAAAGAGAAAAATATGTTTGATAATATAGAAGAAACAATAAGATTCATTGCTAATAGAGATTACAATTGGTTAATTGGGAGAATAAAATACAATATGGGAATTTTAGAATATTCTGGACAAGGTTACTATTTGCTTCCAATAAAAACAAATATGCAAATAACTCCGGGAATAAGAATTGAAAATGGCAAAGTTATAATTGACTTAGAAAACTCTCATCTATTTAAAAACTTCATTGTGTATGTTGATACCATAAACAATAAAATAATTTGCAATAAAGAGAGATTATGCAACAAAAATCCTGCTATATTGGATATAATGTCAAAGATAGATGATAACACCTGCCCATGGTGTGGAGCTAAGTTGAGAGTAGTTAGAACAAGAAAGGGAGAGTTTTTAGGATGCACAAATTATCCAAATTGTTTGTATAGAAGATTTCCAAAGAAATAA
- a CDS encoding tRNA (5-methylaminomethyl-2-thiouridine)(34)-methyltransferase MnmD: MLPNKRALEIIRKYMKIYNGRNEEDIKERLIKELKEENVLVETEDGTYTLKAEDEEEMMHSKVGALKEAIYKFAKPSKIENLKNPRVLDLCSGMGYNAIAALHYNKNAKIDMVEICEEVLFLTLFLDIPYKEHEIIKDKVREYFLNKIGIEYKSDYDNINLYVGDARKFIIKSDKKYNVVFHDAFSPKRDPTLYTYDFLKEIYKRMEDNGVLISYSSAIPFRSALVDCGFVISENESVGRKRGITLAYKNPNFKPNRINEVDERVIALSVIALPYRDETLSLTKDKIIENREERRKKLKEKLIKIEKYLSTKQIKKGNIPEEVLKIQKEDLNSSEIIKKMRLKFFSNIGDKIFIEMFKF, from the coding sequence ATGCTTCCAAACAAAAGAGCATTGGAAATTATTAGAAAGTATATGAAAATCTACAATGGGAGAAATGAAGAAGATATTAAAGAGAGATTAATTAAAGAGTTAAAGGAAGAAAATGTCTTAGTAGAAACTGAAGACGGAACTTATACATTAAAAGCAGAAGATGAAGAGGAAATGATGCATTCAAAGGTTGGGGCTTTAAAGGAAGCGATTTATAAGTTTGCTAAACCATCAAAAATTGAAAATTTAAAAAACCCGAGAGTTTTAGATTTGTGTAGTGGTATGGGGTACAATGCTATAGCTGCTTTGCATTATAATAAAAATGCAAAGATAGATATGGTTGAGATTTGCGAAGAAGTTTTATTTTTAACTTTATTTTTAGATATTCCATATAAAGAGCATGAGATTATAAAAGATAAGGTTAGAGAGTATTTTTTAAACAAAATTGGCATTGAATATAAGTCAGATTATGATAATATCAATTTATATGTTGGAGATGCGAGAAAATTTATAATAAAGAGTGATAAAAAATACAATGTGGTTTTTCACGATGCATTTTCACCAAAAAGAGACCCCACTCTCTACACCTATGATTTTTTGAAAGAAATTTATAAAAGAATGGAAGATAATGGAGTTTTGATATCTTACTCTTCAGCAATTCCTTTTAGAAGTGCTTTGGTTGATTGTGGTTTTGTAATTTCAGAAAATGAGAGTGTTGGGAGAAAAAGAGGGATAACCTTAGCTTACAAAAACCCAAATTTTAAACCAAATAGAATTAATGAGGTTGATGAGAGAGTTATAGCTTTATCAGTTATAGCTCTACCTTATAGGGATGAAACATTAAGCTTAACTAAAGATAAAATAATAGAGAATAGGGAAGAGAGAAGAAAAAAATTAAAAGAAAAATTAATTAAAATAGAAAAATACCTATCAACAAAACAGATAAAAAAAGGAAATATTCCAGAAGAGGTTTTAAAAATTCAAAAAGAAGATTTGAACTCATCAGAGATAATTAAAAAGATGAGGTTGAAATTTTTCTCGAATATAGGCGATAAAATATTTATTGAGATGTTCAAATTTTAA
- a CDS encoding thiamine pyrophosphate-binding protein, protein MIDFLEKNVKTIFSYPGEQILPLYNEIENSSIKNIMVRDERGAGFMADGYARITNYIGVCLVTAGPGSTNLTTPIANAYKDNSSVLAITGRCQRKYIGKNYFQEINMDFLNFYKGYFVDKAEINYVANAFNDCLTNKKPVQLNIPADLYKEEAKDINTNAYIDINKGDNEDTLNDIKEITAKKPLFLIGQGIFGTLSYKEMLKISKILQKINCPIATTFPARGVINEKADNCIGLVGRRGDLKSLLEADKIINIGSSLSYNTYVESVREKLLSKTLNINLKLKNIKELKEFFENLSIENNNWITKNNNKFSPSGDYSNKINEIIENIPEDAVIVTDAGKHTVFTCLLKNCIIPRNIISSHSFGTMGFGLPASIGVKFGTIDFNIDREVVLISGDGGFLMNIEELQVVSEYDLKILMIVMKNNNLAEFCRIKNPNFNKIADAFGIDNCYIEKADDISSEIKNYLKKNKPLLIVVETENESLPKPNV, encoded by the coding sequence ATGATAGATTTTTTAGAGAAAAATGTAAAAACTATATTTTCCTATCCTGGAGAGCAGATATTACCGTTGTATAATGAGATTGAAAATAGCAGTATAAAAAATATTATGGTTAGGGATGAGAGAGGAGCTGGCTTCATGGCTGATGGCTATGCAAGAATAACCAACTATATAGGAGTTTGTTTAGTAACAGCAGGACCTGGAAGCACAAATTTAACAACACCAATAGCTAACGCATATAAAGATAACTCATCTGTATTGGCAATTACTGGAAGATGTCAGAGAAAATATATTGGCAAAAATTACTTCCAAGAAATAAATATGGACTTTTTAAACTTTTATAAAGGATATTTTGTTGATAAAGCAGAGATAAATTATGTTGCTAATGCATTTAATGACTGCTTAACTAATAAAAAGCCAGTTCAGCTAAATATTCCAGCAGATTTATACAAAGAGGAGGCAAAAGATATAAATACAAATGCATATATAGATATAAATAAGGGCGATAATGAAGATACCTTAAATGATATAAAAGAGATAACTGCCAAAAAACCACTATTTTTAATTGGACAGGGCATATTTGGAACTTTAAGTTATAAAGAGATGCTAAAAATATCAAAAATTCTGCAAAAAATAAATTGTCCTATAGCCACAACATTTCCAGCAAGAGGAGTTATTAATGAAAAAGCAGATAACTGTATTGGTTTAGTTGGTAGAAGAGGAGATTTAAAATCTTTATTAGAGGCAGATAAGATAATAAATATTGGTTCTTCACTCTCTTACAATACCTATGTTGAAAGTGTTAGGGAAAAGCTTTTAAGTAAAACCTTAAATATAAATCTGAAACTAAAAAATATCAAAGAGTTAAAAGAATTTTTTGAAAATTTAAGCATAGAAAATAACAATTGGATAACTAAAAATAATAACAAATTTTCACCTTCTGGTGATTATTCAAACAAAATTAATGAAATTATTGAAAATATTCCAGAAGATGCTGTAATAGTTACAGATGCGGGCAAACATACTGTATTTACATGTTTATTAAAGAATTGCATTATTCCAAGAAATATTATTTCCTCACATTCATTTGGAACTATGGGCTTTGGTTTGCCTGCATCCATTGGAGTTAAATTTGGGACTATTGATTTTAACATCGATAGAGAGGTTGTATTAATTAGTGGGGATGGCGGATTTTTGATGAATATAGAGGAACTTCAAGTTGTTTCTGAATATGATTTAAAAATCTTAATGATTGTGATGAAAAATAATAATTTAGCTGAGTTTTGTAGAATAAAAAACCCTAACTTTAACAAAATAGCTGATGCCTTTGGAATAGATAACTGTTACATTGAAAAAGCTGATGATATTAGCTCAGAAATTAAGAATTATCTAAAAAAGAACAAGCCATTGTTGATAGTTGTTGAGACGGAAAATGAGTCATTACCAAAACCAAATGTCTAA
- a CDS encoding AMP phosphorylase gives MLFLKVRVLDIDLENLVLINSEDLKNSQYFPQDRVVVEFKGKEVIGVLYSSTTLINRGEIGLPQKLVKELGVKEGDTVTIKHAEKPKSLPYIRKKMDGNKLRKEEIFAIIDEMVDGKLTNIEISAFVTSLYINGMDMDEIEAMTIRMAETGEMVNWEGHIFDVHSIGGVPGNKYALLVVPIVASAGLKIPKTSSRAITSAAGTADVVEVLTRVDLTIEEIKRVVKETNGCMVWGGALDLAPADDITINVERPLGIDPEPLLLSSVMAKKLAMGVNKLLIDIPTGYGAKVKSIKEASSLARNFIELSDRLRIATECAITYGGQPIGRAIGPALEAKEALLALEDYKQAPTSLVEKSISLAGILLEMGGVAPTGEGKYLAEDLLARGKAHDKFMEIIVAQGGKEVSSDEIEVGKYKADIHSPIDGYVTRISNIGITKIAKEAGAPNDKKAGVYLNVKVGNKVERGDVLYTIYSDSEERLKSAVKLARIVYPVKVEGMLLQKISRF, from the coding sequence ATGTTATTTCTAAAAGTTAGAGTTTTAGACATTGACTTGGAAAATTTAGTTTTAATTAATTCTGAAGATTTAAAAAACTCTCAGTATTTCCCTCAAGATAGAGTAGTTGTTGAATTTAAAGGAAAAGAGGTTATTGGAGTTTTGTATTCTTCAACCACATTAATAAATAGAGGAGAAATTGGATTGCCACAAAAGTTAGTTAAAGAGTTAGGTGTTAAAGAAGGGGATACAGTAACAATAAAACATGCTGAAAAACCAAAATCTCTTCCATATATAAGAAAAAAGATGGATGGAAATAAATTAAGAAAAGAGGAAATTTTTGCAATTATAGATGAGATGGTTGATGGGAAGCTAACAAATATTGAGATATCTGCTTTTGTCACATCTCTTTATATAAATGGAATGGACATGGATGAGATTGAAGCAATGACTATTAGAATGGCTGAGACTGGGGAAATGGTCAATTGGGAGGGGCATATATTTGATGTGCATTCAATTGGAGGAGTTCCAGGAAATAAATACGCTTTATTAGTAGTGCCAATAGTCGCCTCTGCTGGGTTAAAAATCCCAAAAACTTCTTCAAGGGCAATAACTTCAGCGGCAGGAACAGCGGATGTTGTTGAAGTTTTAACAAGAGTAGATTTAACTATTGAAGAGATAAAGAGAGTTGTTAAAGAAACTAATGGCTGTATGGTATGGGGAGGGGCTTTGGACTTAGCTCCAGCAGATGATATAACAATAAACGTTGAAAGACCTCTTGGCATAGACCCAGAGCCGTTATTATTGTCAAGTGTTATGGCAAAAAAATTAGCTATGGGTGTTAATAAACTATTGATTGACATTCCAACGGGATATGGGGCAAAAGTTAAATCTATAAAAGAAGCTTCAAGTTTAGCAAGGAATTTTATTGAATTAAGTGATAGATTAAGGATAGCTACTGAATGTGCAATTACCTATGGAGGACAGCCAATTGGTAGAGCTATTGGTCCAGCTTTAGAAGCAAAAGAGGCATTATTAGCTTTAGAAGATTATAAGCAAGCTCCAACAAGTTTAGTAGAAAAATCTATATCACTTGCAGGAATTTTATTAGAGATGGGTGGCGTAGCCCCTACTGGAGAAGGAAAATACTTAGCTGAAGATTTATTAGCAAGAGGAAAAGCTCATGACAAATTTATGGAAATTATTGTAGCACAGGGAGGAAAAGAAGTTAGCTCTGATGAGATTGAAGTTGGAAAATATAAGGCAGATATCCATTCACCTATTGACGGGTATGTTACAAGAATATCAAATATTGGAATAACAAAAATCGCCAAAGAAGCAGGAGCTCCAAATGATAAAAAAGCTGGTGTCTACCTAAACGTAAAAGTTGGAAACAAGGTTGAAAGAGGGGATGTTTTATACACAATATATTCTGACTCTGAAGAGAGGTTAAAATCAGCTGTTAAATTAGCGAGAATAGTATATCCAGTTAAAGTTGAAGGCATGCTGCTTCAAAAAATTTCAAGATTCTAA